From a region of the Eulemur rufifrons isolate Redbay chromosome 7, OSU_ERuf_1, whole genome shotgun sequence genome:
- the GBGT1 gene encoding globoside alpha-1,3-N-acetylgalactosaminyltransferase 1, translated as MHRRRLSLSLGLCLLAGASLWVLWVSVENWLPVSYVPYYLPCPEIFNMKLQYKGQKPFQPVAQSQYPQPKLLEHGPTELLTLTPWLAPIVSEGTFNPELLQHIYQPLNLTIGVTVFAVGKYTCFVQHFLESAEKFFMRGYRVHYYVFTHDPAAIPRVTLGPGRHLSVIPIRGHSHWEEISMRRMETISLHIAKRAHQEVDYLFCLDVDMVFRNPWGPETLGDLVAAIHPGYYAVSRQQFPYERRHTSTAFVADGEGDFYYGGAVFGGQVARVYEFTRGCHMAILADKANGIMAAWQEESHLNRRFISHKPSKVLSPEYLWDDRKPQPPSLKLIRFSTPDKDTSWLRS; from the exons ATGCACCGCAGGAGACTGTCCTTGAGCCTGGGGTTGTGCCTATTGGCTGGCGCAAGCCTCTGGGTCCTGTG GGTGTCTGTTGAAAACTGGCTGCCAGTCTCCTATGTCCCCTACTACCTCCCCTGCCCAGAGATCTT CAACATGAAGCTGCAGTACAAGGGACAGAAGCCGTTCCAGCCAGTGGCACA GTCACAGTACCCTCAACCCAAGCTGCTGGAGCACGG GCCCACAGAGCTGCTGACACTCACACCTTGGCTGGCGCCCATCGTGTCCGAGGGGACCTTCAACCCGGAGCTTCTGCAGCACATCTACCAGCCGCTGAACCTGACCATTGGGGTCACGGTGTTCGCCGTGGGGAA GTACACTTGCTTCGTCCAACACTTCCTGGAGTCAGCCGAGAAGTTCTTCATGCGTGGGTACCGGGTGCACTACTACGTCTTCACCCATGACCCTGCAGCCATCCCCAGGGTCACGCTGGGCCCCGGCCGGCACCTCAGCGTCATCCCCATCCGGGGGCACTCCCACTGGGAGGAGATCTCCATGCGGCGCATGGAGACCATCAGCCTGCACATCGCCAAGAGGGCGCACCAGGAGGTGGACTACCTCTTCTGCCTCGATGTGGACATGGTATTCCGGAACCCGTGGGGCCCTGAGACCTTGGGGGACCTGGTGGCTGCCATTCACCCGGGCTACTACGCTGTATCCCGCCAGCAGTTCCCCTACGAGCGCAGGCATACTTCCACTGCCTTTGTGGCAGACGGCGAGGGGGACTTCTATTACGGTGGGGCGGTCTTCGGAGGGCAGGTGGCCAGGGTATATGAGTTCACCAGGGGCTGCCACATGGCCATCCTGGCGGACAAGGCCAATGGCATCATGGCAGCCTGGCAGGAGGAGAGCCACCTGAACCGCCGCTTCATCTCGCACAAGCCGTCCAAGGTGCTGTCCCCCGAGTACCTCTGGGACGACAGGAAGCCCCAGCCGCCCAGCCTGAAGCTGATCCGCTTTTCTACACCGGACAAGGACACCAGCTGGCTGAGGAGCTGA